The Mytilus trossulus isolate FHL-02 chromosome 13, PNRI_Mtr1.1.1.hap1, whole genome shotgun sequence genome has a segment encoding these proteins:
- the LOC134695510 gene encoding uncharacterized protein LOC134695510: protein MPAATLAMMFMVSIHICHGKISMTYVFPTDSCVSDPYLVDEDTMVIMKFEGDIGSQECRQMSFTTPKSAFYLYTMCVKELYYFSPKCQSKVCYHWYWFDYDYDDRYDYNSKEIYGVGCLYDANRMFSRCLYDGSHISFELRKSEKVVPNNVNDTFKFQIETIWDFNYEMIGGIAGVILGVSVLTAVGICVCINCRRRKRVTEGYCCTCPTYVLSCSKSIKEGISQGFSAELAGAGILLCSCVICRRQNCKQQEQEQCEKVTMDIDCLSTDSETKWKPVKAETVTGFKDQDTAPLCEI from the exons ATGCCAGCTGCTACATTGGCCATGATGTTTATGGTATCAATCCATATTTGCCACGGAAAGATCTCAATGACAT aTGTTTTTCCAACTGATTCATGTGTCTCTGATCCGTATCTTGTTGACGAAGACACAATGGTTATTATGAAGTTTGAGGGCGATATAGGCAGCCAGGAATGTAGACAAATGTCGTTCACAACtccaaaatctgcattttatttatatacaatgtgTGTGAAAGAACTTTACTACTTTAGCCCAAAATGTCAGAGTAAGGTTTGCTATCACTGGTATTGGTTTGACTATGACTACGACGACAGATATGATTATAATAGCAAAGAG aTATATGGAGTTGGCTGCTTATATGATGCAAACAGAATGTTCTCACGGTGTTTATATGATGGTAGTCATATTTCATTTGAGCTGAGAAAATCAGAGAAAGTGGTTCCAAACAATGTAAATGACACTTTCaagtttcaaattgaaacaatatGGGATTTCAATT ATGAAATGATTGGAGGAATAGCCGGTGTCATTCTTGGGGTGAGTGTCCTCACAGCGGTTGGAATCTGTGTGTGTATCAATTGCCGCCGCAGGAAACGAGTAACAGAAGGATACTGCTGCACATGTCCCACATACGTACTCAGTTGCTCAA aGTCCATAAAAGAAGGAATATCACAAGGTTTCTCAGCAGAATTAGCTGGAGCTGGTATATTGTTGTGTTCCTGTGTAATTTGTAGACgacaaaattgtaaacaacaGGAACAAGAGCAGTGCGAAAAAG TTACTATGGACATTGATTGCCTTTCAACTGATTCAGAGACCAAATGGAAACCCGTCAAGGCAGAAACTGTTACGGGCTTTAAAGATCAAGACACAGCGCCATTATGTGAAATTTAA